The stretch of DNA AGACACGACAAGCTCTGGCACACACGAATCTCATTCCTAATTACACTGTTAAGGCACTGATTGAGAATTGGTGTGTGAACAACAATGTAAAGCTGCCTGATCCGGTCCAGTCTTTGAACTCCAACCAGCCTTCTTCGGTCGTGGCGCTTTTGAAATGTGGCGCGCCTAGGGATAACCATATCTCGCCCGATCCAATGGAGAATAACGTTTCATCACCTGATTCAGCTCGTTCTGCAGGTTCCCCTAGGAAAAGTTTGTTATCGTCTAGTGGAGTTCAAAGTGAGGCACCATCTTCGTCTCATTCTTGTTCATCTTCGGAGGAATGTTTGCCTGGAATTGTAGGTAATGCGGTTGGGTCGGATGTGGAGAGGATGCCACTAAAGAGCTACGAAGACAAGCTGGCAAGCTCGGGAGCTAGAAGTATGAACTCGGGTGGCCACTTTTCGATGCTGCTATCTTCAAAGGCATTAGCTGAAAAAGATTCTCGTCAGGGCCATAATCGAACTACCTCTGCACCCAGCACGCTAAGCCATTCGAGTTTTTCAGTCACGAGTAGTGACGGCAATGAGACGTCTTCGGGGACTAATGACTCTTCTGATGCCTCGGTGGAGGTTGCATCAGGATCTCAGCCTGCTTCTGCCCTGGCTGCCTCGAGGATCGAGTCAGAGTTATCGTCCACACCGGTGACAAGACCTCATTGTATCCCGAAATGGAGCAGACAGTGTGAGAGGTTTTTCCCAAGAATAGTTTCCTCTTCTGCAACTGAAACGAGGGCTGATCTCGTGGAAGTCGAGGAAAAAGCTAGGAAGCTCGTCGAGGACTTGAAGACGCCTTCAATTGATGTGCAGAGAAATGCAACAGCTGAGCTTCGGTTCCTTGCCAAGCTTGACATGGACAATCGAGTCGTGATTGCCAATTTTGGTGCTATCAGCGCGTTGGTTAGCCTGCTGCATTCGGAAGACACGATAGTCCAGGAAAATGCTGTCACAGCAATCCTCAATTTGTCGATTAACGACAACAACAAGTATGCAATTGCAAAGGCTGATGCAATTGAGCCATTGGTTCATGTCCTCGAGACAGGCAGCCCCGAGGCTAAAGAAAACGCTGCTGCCACGCTTTTCAGCATATCTGTCATCGAGGACTGTAAGATGAAGATCGGGAGGTCCGGGGCAATAAACGCCCTAGTTAACTTGCTGGGAAACGGGACTCCGAGGGGCAAGAAAGATGCAGCAACAGCATTGTTTAACTTGTCAATACTTCACGAAAACAAGGCTCGAATTGTGCAGGCAGGCGCCGTAAAGCACCTCATAGAGCTGATGGACCCTGCAGCCGCGCTGATTGACAAAGCGGTTGCTGTCTTGTCCAATCTCTCCTCCATTCACCCCGGGAGAATAGCAATCGGTCAGGAAGGAGGGATCTCCGTCCTGGTTGATGCCGTCGAGCTGGGATCTGCAAGAGTCAAGGAGCACGCCGCTGCTGCTCTCATGCAACTCTGCACCAACAGCGTTCGCCACTGCAATATGGCTCTCCGGGCTGGAGCTGTCCCGCCATTAGTATCCCTGTCGCGATGTGGCACG from Ipomoea triloba cultivar NCNSP0323 chromosome 7, ASM357664v1 encodes:
- the LOC116026301 gene encoding U-box domain-containing protein 4-like is translated as MGIPLLDLLLDNISDFFLLASLPSLNLELFHKYYQETEDILKPLKTVLNGVVDNEISSERLQKAYVELSHAIDELQELFETWQILNSKVYFVLQAESLIAKVRTCSLAVIELLVSSNGCLRESSLASVERCVLKIESMDYELLSTRISKAVKDVESPGVTLDSLAKIADYMRLNSNQELLIELVSLEKLKENAEQADRFDEVEYIEQIVALVTRMHNHLVTMKQSEKCSPVPIPADFCCSLSLELMTDPVIVASGQTYERAFIRQWIDLGLVVCPKTRQALAHTNLIPNYTVKALIENWCVNNNVKLPDPVQSLNSNQPSSVVALLKCGAPRDNHISPDPMENNVSSPDSARSAGSPRKSLLSSSGVQSEAPSSSHSCSSSEECLPGIVGNAVGSDVERMPLKSYEDKLASSGARSMNSGGHFSMLLSSKALAEKDSRQGHNRTTSAPSTLSHSSFSVTSSDGNETSSGTNDSSDASVEVASGSQPASALAASRIESELSSTPVTRPHCIPKWSRQCERFFPRIVSSSATETRADLVEVEEKARKLVEDLKTPSIDVQRNATAELRFLAKLDMDNRVVIANFGAISALVSLLHSEDTIVQENAVTAILNLSINDNNKYAIAKADAIEPLVHVLETGSPEAKENAAATLFSISVIEDCKMKIGRSGAINALVNLLGNGTPRGKKDAATALFNLSILHENKARIVQAGAVKHLIELMDPAAALIDKAVAVLSNLSSIHPGRIAIGQEGGISVLVDAVELGSARVKEHAAAALMQLCTNSVRHCNMALRAGAVPPLVSLSRCGTPRAREKAQGILGCFRNQRNVNVAKS